One stretch of Zerene cesonia ecotype Mississippi chromosome 20, Zerene_cesonia_1.1, whole genome shotgun sequence DNA includes these proteins:
- the LOC119834909 gene encoding restin homolog isoform X5: MNEKNEPIMEAGGVPPAPSSASSDTASTISTATSTVPRSEASRPTTFSKPSGLKPPSKIGRLCSNSAPKPAVPISPRADGSSSDARKFSDDSSRKHLSASSRSSLTSMDALWEKHPRRLSEAGLRRSSDHSVVLTEDTDSFIIGERVWVGGTKPGQIAYIGETQFAPGDWAGIVLDDPIGKNDGSVAGVRYFQCPEKRGVFSRLTRLTREPLVSHAPHDASPVSDAGSVFERPPSGSARQQRRALSPNGSIRSIVSSKMNASISTTTGGDLRMGDRVIVSSSRGSKAGTLRYVGVTDFASGVWAGVELDDPIGKNDGSVDGKRYFECAPRFGLFAPISKVSRSPSNRKPGACAIHSNGRATPLRRSNSRESLTSLGTSIASSRAGVRLGVTSLGSQRVGAPRASSTPVSAKNALQELLREKQHHLERLMRERELERSEIAKVSLQADRAENALAQIQKEASEANSENAKLKAELEKLNKLLEDEKQKVEDLMFRNEEENINKEDYYRYKEAMERERTVREKHIRELEAEVALQAARAETTASALQALEEQRTAEMTAIAEQHKEELVAAQTLSTELQKLLDEAYALLKEKENEKDSLGRSMSEELTKVKLESEKALLEAKTKMAISQTEFDTQLSVLTSKLQLVESKLETEKQNVERLNKDNSQIITDLNAKLTQLQATVDDKTLELNKVLGASKEHEVNLNKEISKLKMELSAKILDIEQLQDARSKQDAQCKSLHDEIERVKDELNTKIAEYESVLNEASQQEEKNKLEILRLQQDLSAKMKDYDKLLNESNITNETNEKVINEYKQTIHERDKEVIKLKGDFEEATANFNIKHSKIAEEHKKEIEDRNLKIEQLIKEIENHKLILEKNKVEIDSLTAQFNMNTDELKALKEENVRLKQNVNELTEINTNLKNKISSMELEIGELNRQLESTKEKCEELQKSKEKIENEYMNLTGQTTDSNEQFNKLSQHLKDTEKELQDLKDKHRETTNNYGRVEQELKQKIFKIQEDFSNERTELIRSIDENVEKHKIAEQKLQEIEQRVLQVNNRLKELETENDKLLDENTILKQEIESLKIKEQEMIHEFDGTRKKLEVDADKYKEEIALLKAEGASSEVKLIEKVDQLTDAQNDLNNKLEEARKHEDSLQKILDDMTLQMNNEKVQHEKERDQILNELANINTQAGVQKNEEIELKKTLEVKENDIKELKLKLEMLEIDLKSNEEIVVEKDRQMAQINEELTKMTDNKNKIEEQLNNILTESATLKQKYESLLKNSSTEESLLKEQLGQLETLKIEMATMVTEKCNLEAKYKETVLNISKLKENFDQVEVKLKETTEINAELTKLIEEKDNLLKTQSVKIEQDSNELKSVDEEIQKLKNELNSKMTALQEKEEQLNKLNDIVKEGSNDSKQAIEVLERETTELKRKHLHEVESLNNTIKSLQTSLTDQEKQLKELLQSKDKINELQTMLAKSDSDIKQLTNINEAQKLNYEDLNKQLQTQFDEYKKESKLLRHDLKAKVSDYEKELQDSRKKITTELETQNQLQTKLTEADKTILELKEKLELLSVQQTNVGEKDERLEKLTLELQATRNSNTEALQNMEKTLHSLRVDIEQKMALVKEKDSIIVRLQEDLKNFKSKVEISEREKILLQKEISKRNSEIRDKNDNNAMGTLGQGDTAPARSEEDKDMLDGQVNFLNSVIVDMQRKNEQLMARVQALEGSTIANEPPLFNGRKARAVAPRLFCDICDEFDAHDTEDCPKQALPELREAPEPGKKQPPPPRPYCDICEVFGHATENCDEEETF; the protein is encoded by the exons ACGGCAGCTCTTCCGACGCAAGAAAGTTTAGCGACGATTCGTCAAGAAAACATTTGTCAG CTAGTAGCAGGTCGAGTCTGACTTCGATGGACGCGTTATGGGAGAAACATCCGCGGAGGCTCAGCGAGGCCGGCCTCAGACGGTCCTCAG aTCACAGCGTAGTATTAACGGAAGATACCGACAGTTTCATTATTGGGGAGCGAGTTTGGGTTGGAGGAACGAAACCAGGTCAAATTGCGTATATTGGTGAAACACAATTTGCTCCTGGCGACTGGGCGGGAATTGTACTTGATGACCCTATTG GAAAAAATGATGGATCCGTAGCTGGAGTTCGATATTTTCAATGCCCCGAGAAGAGAGGGGTTTTTTCTCGTCTTACTCGATTAACTCGTGAACCACTTGTGTCTCATGCTCCTCATGACGCGTCACCTGTTTCGGATGCAGGAAGCGTTTTTGAAAGGCCACCATCTGGGTCTGCTCGGCAGCAAAGACGCGCCTTATCACCCAATGGAAGTATTCGTAGCATCGTCAGCAGTAAGATGA ATGCTTCAATTTCTACGACTACCGGTGGTGATTTACGTATGGGTGATCGCGTTATTGTCTCTAGTAGCCGTGGAAGCAAGGCTGGCACTCTCCGATATGTGGGTGTTACCGATTTTGCGTCCGGCGTTTGGGCCGGTGTGGAACTTGATGATCCTATTGGAAAGAACGATGGATCTGTAGATGGGAAGAG ATATTTCGAGTGCGCACCACGTTTTGGTTTGTTCGCTCCCATATCGAAGGTTTCTCGGTCTCCGTCCAACCGCAAGCCTGGTGCGTGCGCAATTCATAGCAACGGTCGCGCTACTCCATTGCGGCGATCCAATTCCCGCGAGTCGCTCACGTCTCTCGGCACATCGATCGCATCGTCCCGCGCAGGGGTGAGACTGGGGGTGACGTCGCTGGGTTCTCAG CGTGTCGGAGCTCCGCGAGCCTCTTCCACCCCGGTCTCCGCTAAGAACGCCCTGCAG gaaCTGTTGCGTGAAAAACAACATCATTTGGAGCGACTTATGCGAGAGAGGGAGTTGGAGAGATCTGAAATAGCGAAAGTGTCCCTTCAGGCTGATCGGGCGGAAAACGCGCTTGCGCAAATACAGAAGGAGGCTTCGGAG GCAAATTCTGAAAACGCTAAACTTAAAGCTGAACTTGAAAAGTTGAATAAGTTGTTGGAAGATGAAAAGCAGAAAGTTGAAGATCTTATGTTTAGAAATgaagaagaaaatattaataaagaagaCTATTAT AGATATAAAGAAGCGATGGAG CGCGAAAGAACGGTTCGAGAGAAGCATATTCGTGAGTTGGAAGCAGAAGTTGCATTACAAGCGGCCCGTGCTGAGACTACGGCGAGCGCGCTTCAAGCGCTTGAAGAACAACGAACCGCTGAAATGACAGCTATAGCGGAACAACATAAAGAAGAATTGGTGGCTGCTCAAA CGTTGTCCACAGAATTACAAAAACTTCTAGATGAAGCATATGCGCTGTTAAAGGAAAAAGAGAATGAGAAAGATTCTCTAGGCAGAAGTATGTCGGAAGAATTAACTAAAGTGAAATTGGAATCGGAGAAAGCTCTCCTCGAAGCTAAAACCAAAATGGCTATTTCACAAACTGAGTTCGATACTCAATTATCAGTTTTAACGTCCAAATTGCAGCTTGTAGAATCCAAGCTGGAGACTGAAAAACAAAACGTAGaacgtttaaataaagataatagtCAAATAATTACGGATCTAAATGCTAAGTTGACACAACTTCAAGCTACAGTAGACGATAAAACATTAGAATTAAACAAAG taCTTGGTGCTAGTAAAGAACATGAAGTCaacttaaataaagaaattagtAAGTTAAAAATGGAACTTAGTGctaaaatattagatattgaACAGTTGCAAGATGCAAGATCTAAACAAGACGCTCAGTGTAAATCATTGCATGATGAAATTGAACGCGTAAAAGatgaattaaatactaaaatagcAGAATACGAAAGTGTTCTAAATGAAGCTTCACAacaagaagaaaaaaataaactagagATTTTAAGATTACAACAAGATTTGAGTGCCAAAATGAAGGATTATGATAAACTACTTAATGAATCgaatattacaaatgaaacaaatgaaaaagtgatcaatgaatataaacaGACAATTCATGAACGTGACAAGGAagttatcaaattaaaaggTGACTTTGAAGAAGCGACGgctaatttcaatataaaacatagtaAAATTGCCGaagaacataaaaaagaaatagaagatcgtaatttaaaaatagaacaacTAATCAAAGAAATTGAGAACCACAAGCTGATATTGGAGAAAAACAAAGTTGAAATCGATAGTTTAACCGCGCAATTTAATATGAACACAGATGAATTAAAGGCATTGAAAGAAGAAAACGTAAGGCTTAAACAAAACGTCAACGAATTGACGGAAATTAATACAAACTTGAAAAACAAGATATCATCAATGGAACTGGAAATTGGTGAACTTAACCGTCAATTAGAAAGTACCAAAGAGAAATGCGAAGAATTGCAAAAATCgaaagaaaaaattgaaaatgagtATATGAATCTTACTGGTCAAACAACAGATTCCAATGAACAGTTTAATAAACTATCTCAACACTTGAAAGATACAGAAAAAGAACTTCAGGATCTGAAGGATAAGCACAGAGAAACTACCAATAATTACGGTAGAGTAGAACAAGAGCttaagcaaaaaatatttaaaatacaggaGGACTTTTCCAATGAACGTACAGAATTAATACGATCTATTGATGAGAATGTTGAAAAGCATAAAATTGCTGAACAAAAATTACAGGAAATAGAACAACGTGTGTTACAAGTTAATAATCGTCTTAAAGAACTTGAAACTGAAAACGATAAACTATTAgatgaaaatacaattttgaaaCAAGAAATTGAaagtcttaaaataaaagaacaagAAATGATTCATGAATTTGACGGAACTCGGAAAAAACTTGAAGTAGATGCAGATAAATATAAGGAAGAGATTGCACTTCTGAAGGCAGAAGGTGCTTCATCAGAAGTGAAATTGATTGAAAAAGTAGACCAACTTACCGATGCGCAAAATGACcttaataacaaattagaaGAAGCTAGGAAACATGAGGATTCTCTGCAGAAAATTTTGGATGACATGACGTTACAAATGAACAATGAGAAGGTACAACATGAAAAGGAAAGagatcaaattttaaatgagttaGCAAATATTAACACTCAGGCAGGTGTCCAGAAAAATGAAGAGATAGAATTGAAGAAAACATTAGAAGTAAAAGAGAATGATATAAAAGAGCTCAAACTAAAATTAGAAATGCTTGAGATAGATTTGAAGTCAAATGAAGAAATCGTAGTAGAAAAAGATCGCCAAATGGCTCAAATCAATGAGGAACTTACAAAGATGActgacaataaaaataaaattgaagagcaattaaataatattctcaCTGAGTCTGCGACACTGAAGCAGAAATATGAAAGCCTTCTTAAAAATTCTTCGACGGAAGAATCTTTGTTGAAGGAACAACTTGGACAGTTGGAGACTTTGAAAATAGAAATGGCAACCATGGTTACAGAGAAATGTAATTTGGAAGCCAAATACAAagaaacagttttaaatattagcaaGCTTAAGGAAAATTTTGATCAAGTGGAAGTTAAATTAAAGGAAACAACAGAAATCAACGCTGAACTTACAAAACTCATCGAAGAAAAAGATAACCTATTAAAAACGCAGAGTGTAAAAATTGAACAGGATTCCAACGAACTTAAATCAGTAGATGAAGAAATCcaaaaactgaaaaatgaaCTTAATAGTAAGATGACTGCACTCCAGGAGAAGGAAGAacaacttaataaattaaacgacATTGTAAAAGAGGGATCTAATGACTCAAAACAAGCTATCGAAGTTTTGGAACGAGAAACTACCgagttaaaaagaaaacatttacatGAGGTAGAATCTCTTAATAATACTATCAAAAGTTTACAAACCAGCTTGACGGACcaagaaaaacaattaaaagagTTATTGCAATCAAAAGATAAGATAAACGAATTACAAACAATGCTTGCAAAGTCTGATAGTGACATTAAACAATTAACGAATATTAATGAAGCTCAAAAACTAAACTATGAAGACCTGAACAAACAACTTCAAACACAGTTTGATGAATACAAGAAAGAGAGTAAATTATTAAGACACGACCTTAAAGCTAAAGTGAGTGATTATGAAAAAGAACTTCAAGATTCAAGAAAGAAAATAACCACTGAACTAGAAACCCAAAATCAGctgcaaacaaaattaacagaAGCAGATAAGACTATATTAGAATTAAAGGAGAAGTTAGAATTACTGTCTGTACAACAAACAAATGTCGGTGAAAAAGACGAGAGATTAGAAAAACTTACATTGGAACTACAAGCGACAAGAAACTCCAATACTGAAGCTTTGCAAAATATggaaaaaacattacattcaTTGCGAGTCGATATCGAACAAAAGATGGCACTCGTGAAAGAGAAGGATAGTATTATTGTACGCTTACAAGAAGATCTCAAG AATTTTAAATCGAAAGTAGAAATTTCTGAAAGAGAAAAGATTCTTTTGCAAAAGGAGATTTCTAAACGAAATAGTGAAATACGAGACAAAAACGACAATAATGCGATGGGGACACTGGGACAAGGAGATACTGCGCCTGCACG atcAGAAGAAGATAAGGATATGTTGGACGGTCAAGTGAATTTTTTGAATTCCGTGATCGTAGACATGCAACGAAAGAACGAACAACTGATGGCAAGAGTTCAAGCGCTCGAGGGCAGCACCATTGCTAATGAGCCTCCACTTTT CAACGGGCGCAAAGCGCGGGCAGTGGCGCCGCGTTTGTTCTGCGATATCTGCGACGAGTTCGACGCGCACGACACGGAGGACTGCCCCAAGCAGGCGCTGCCCGAGCTGCGCGAAGCGCCCGAGCCGGGCAAAAAGCAGCCGCCGCCACCAAGGCCTTACTGCGATATATGTGAAG tGTTTGGCCATGCTACGGAAAACTGTGATGAAGAAGAGACCttctaa
- the LOC119834909 gene encoding CAP-Gly domain-containing linker protein 1 isoform X6: MNEKNEPIMEAGGVPPAPSSASSDTASTISTATSTVPRSEASRPTTFSKPSGLKPPSKIGRLCSNSAPKPAVPISPRADGSSSDARKFSDDSSRKHLSDLIEVEEDEVTSSLPDRPRMHRKASTSSRSSLTSMDALWEKHPRRLSEAGLRRSSDHSVVLTEDTDSFIIGERVWVGGTKPGQIAYIGETQFAPGDWAGIVLDDPIGKNDGSVAGVRYFQCPEKRGVFSRLTRLTREPLVSHAPHDASPVSDAGSVFERPPSGSARQQRRALSPNGSIRSIVSSKMNASISTTTGGDLRMGDRVIVSSSRGSKAGTLRYVGVTDFASGVWAGVELDDPIGKNDGSVDGKRYFECAPRFGLFAPISKVSRSPSNRKPGACAIHSNGRATPLRRSNSRESLTSLGTSIASSRAGELLREKQHHLERLMRERELERSEIAKVSLQADRAENALAQIQKEASEANSENAKLKAELEKLNKLLEDEKQKVEDLMFRNEEENINKEDYYRYKEAMERERTVREKHIRELEAEVALQAARAETTASALQALEEQRTAEMTAIAEQHKEELVAAQTLSTELQKLLDEAYALLKEKENEKDSLGRSMSEELTKVKLESEKALLEAKTKMAISQTEFDTQLSVLTSKLQLVESKLETEKQNVERLNKDNSQIITDLNAKLTQLQATVDDKTLELNKVLGASKEHEVNLNKEISKLKMELSAKILDIEQLQDARSKQDAQCKSLHDEIERVKDELNTKIAEYESVLNEASQQEEKNKLEILRLQQDLSAKMKDYDKLLNESNITNETNEKVINEYKQTIHERDKEVIKLKGDFEEATANFNIKHSKIAEEHKKEIEDRNLKIEQLIKEIENHKLILEKNKVEIDSLTAQFNMNTDELKALKEENVRLKQNVNELTEINTNLKNKISSMELEIGELNRQLESTKEKCEELQKSKEKIENEYMNLTGQTTDSNEQFNKLSQHLKDTEKELQDLKDKHRETTNNYGRVEQELKQKIFKIQEDFSNERTELIRSIDENVEKHKIAEQKLQEIEQRVLQVNNRLKELETENDKLLDENTILKQEIESLKIKEQEMIHEFDGTRKKLEVDADKYKEEIALLKAEGASSEVKLIEKVDQLTDAQNDLNNKLEEARKHEDSLQKILDDMTLQMNNEKVQHEKERDQILNELANINTQAGVQKNEEIELKKTLEVKENDIKELKLKLEMLEIDLKSNEEIVVEKDRQMAQINEELTKMTDNKNKIEEQLNNILTESATLKQKYESLLKNSSTEESLLKEQLGQLETLKIEMATMVTEKCNLEAKYKETVLNISKLKENFDQVEVKLKETTEINAELTKLIEEKDNLLKTQSVKIEQDSNELKSVDEEIQKLKNELNSKMTALQEKEEQLNKLNDIVKEGSNDSKQAIEVLERETTELKRKHLHEVESLNNTIKSLQTSLTDQEKQLKELLQSKDKINELQTMLAKSDSDIKQLTNINEAQKLNYEDLNKQLQTQFDEYKKESKLLRHDLKAKVSDYEKELQDSRKKITTELETQNQLQTKLTEADKTILELKEKLELLSVQQTNVGEKDERLEKLTLELQATRNSNTEALQNMEKTLHSLRVDIEQKMALVKEKDSIIVRLQEDLKNFKSKVEISEREKILLQKEISKRNSEIRDKNDNNAMGTLGQGDTAPARSEEDKDMLDGQVNFLNSVIVDMQRKNEQLMARVQALEGSTIANEPPLFNGRKARAVAPRLFCDICDEFDAHDTEDCPKQALPELREAPEPGKKQPPPPRPYCDICEVFGHATENCDEEETF; encoded by the exons ACGGCAGCTCTTCCGACGCAAGAAAGTTTAGCGACGATTCGTCAAGAAAACATTTGTCAG ATTTAATTGAAGTAGAGGAAGACGAAGTCACGAGCAGTCTACCGGACAGACCCCGAATGCATCGCAAAGCCTCCA CTAGTAGCAGGTCGAGTCTGACTTCGATGGACGCGTTATGGGAGAAACATCCGCGGAGGCTCAGCGAGGCCGGCCTCAGACGGTCCTCAG aTCACAGCGTAGTATTAACGGAAGATACCGACAGTTTCATTATTGGGGAGCGAGTTTGGGTTGGAGGAACGAAACCAGGTCAAATTGCGTATATTGGTGAAACACAATTTGCTCCTGGCGACTGGGCGGGAATTGTACTTGATGACCCTATTG GAAAAAATGATGGATCCGTAGCTGGAGTTCGATATTTTCAATGCCCCGAGAAGAGAGGGGTTTTTTCTCGTCTTACTCGATTAACTCGTGAACCACTTGTGTCTCATGCTCCTCATGACGCGTCACCTGTTTCGGATGCAGGAAGCGTTTTTGAAAGGCCACCATCTGGGTCTGCTCGGCAGCAAAGACGCGCCTTATCACCCAATGGAAGTATTCGTAGCATCGTCAGCAGTAAGATGA ATGCTTCAATTTCTACGACTACCGGTGGTGATTTACGTATGGGTGATCGCGTTATTGTCTCTAGTAGCCGTGGAAGCAAGGCTGGCACTCTCCGATATGTGGGTGTTACCGATTTTGCGTCCGGCGTTTGGGCCGGTGTGGAACTTGATGATCCTATTGGAAAGAACGATGGATCTGTAGATGGGAAGAG ATATTTCGAGTGCGCACCACGTTTTGGTTTGTTCGCTCCCATATCGAAGGTTTCTCGGTCTCCGTCCAACCGCAAGCCTGGTGCGTGCGCAATTCATAGCAACGGTCGCGCTACTCCATTGCGGCGATCCAATTCCCGCGAGTCGCTCACGTCTCTCGGCACATCGATCGCATCGTCCCGCGCAGGG gaaCTGTTGCGTGAAAAACAACATCATTTGGAGCGACTTATGCGAGAGAGGGAGTTGGAGAGATCTGAAATAGCGAAAGTGTCCCTTCAGGCTGATCGGGCGGAAAACGCGCTTGCGCAAATACAGAAGGAGGCTTCGGAG GCAAATTCTGAAAACGCTAAACTTAAAGCTGAACTTGAAAAGTTGAATAAGTTGTTGGAAGATGAAAAGCAGAAAGTTGAAGATCTTATGTTTAGAAATgaagaagaaaatattaataaagaagaCTATTAT AGATATAAAGAAGCGATGGAG CGCGAAAGAACGGTTCGAGAGAAGCATATTCGTGAGTTGGAAGCAGAAGTTGCATTACAAGCGGCCCGTGCTGAGACTACGGCGAGCGCGCTTCAAGCGCTTGAAGAACAACGAACCGCTGAAATGACAGCTATAGCGGAACAACATAAAGAAGAATTGGTGGCTGCTCAAA CGTTGTCCACAGAATTACAAAAACTTCTAGATGAAGCATATGCGCTGTTAAAGGAAAAAGAGAATGAGAAAGATTCTCTAGGCAGAAGTATGTCGGAAGAATTAACTAAAGTGAAATTGGAATCGGAGAAAGCTCTCCTCGAAGCTAAAACCAAAATGGCTATTTCACAAACTGAGTTCGATACTCAATTATCAGTTTTAACGTCCAAATTGCAGCTTGTAGAATCCAAGCTGGAGACTGAAAAACAAAACGTAGaacgtttaaataaagataatagtCAAATAATTACGGATCTAAATGCTAAGTTGACACAACTTCAAGCTACAGTAGACGATAAAACATTAGAATTAAACAAAG taCTTGGTGCTAGTAAAGAACATGAAGTCaacttaaataaagaaattagtAAGTTAAAAATGGAACTTAGTGctaaaatattagatattgaACAGTTGCAAGATGCAAGATCTAAACAAGACGCTCAGTGTAAATCATTGCATGATGAAATTGAACGCGTAAAAGatgaattaaatactaaaatagcAGAATACGAAAGTGTTCTAAATGAAGCTTCACAacaagaagaaaaaaataaactagagATTTTAAGATTACAACAAGATTTGAGTGCCAAAATGAAGGATTATGATAAACTACTTAATGAATCgaatattacaaatgaaacaaatgaaaaagtgatcaatgaatataaacaGACAATTCATGAACGTGACAAGGAagttatcaaattaaaaggTGACTTTGAAGAAGCGACGgctaatttcaatataaaacatagtaAAATTGCCGaagaacataaaaaagaaatagaagatcgtaatttaaaaatagaacaacTAATCAAAGAAATTGAGAACCACAAGCTGATATTGGAGAAAAACAAAGTTGAAATCGATAGTTTAACCGCGCAATTTAATATGAACACAGATGAATTAAAGGCATTGAAAGAAGAAAACGTAAGGCTTAAACAAAACGTCAACGAATTGACGGAAATTAATACAAACTTGAAAAACAAGATATCATCAATGGAACTGGAAATTGGTGAACTTAACCGTCAATTAGAAAGTACCAAAGAGAAATGCGAAGAATTGCAAAAATCgaaagaaaaaattgaaaatgagtATATGAATCTTACTGGTCAAACAACAGATTCCAATGAACAGTTTAATAAACTATCTCAACACTTGAAAGATACAGAAAAAGAACTTCAGGATCTGAAGGATAAGCACAGAGAAACTACCAATAATTACGGTAGAGTAGAACAAGAGCttaagcaaaaaatatttaaaatacaggaGGACTTTTCCAATGAACGTACAGAATTAATACGATCTATTGATGAGAATGTTGAAAAGCATAAAATTGCTGAACAAAAATTACAGGAAATAGAACAACGTGTGTTACAAGTTAATAATCGTCTTAAAGAACTTGAAACTGAAAACGATAAACTATTAgatgaaaatacaattttgaaaCAAGAAATTGAaagtcttaaaataaaagaacaagAAATGATTCATGAATTTGACGGAACTCGGAAAAAACTTGAAGTAGATGCAGATAAATATAAGGAAGAGATTGCACTTCTGAAGGCAGAAGGTGCTTCATCAGAAGTGAAATTGATTGAAAAAGTAGACCAACTTACCGATGCGCAAAATGACcttaataacaaattagaaGAAGCTAGGAAACATGAGGATTCTCTGCAGAAAATTTTGGATGACATGACGTTACAAATGAACAATGAGAAGGTACAACATGAAAAGGAAAGagatcaaattttaaatgagttaGCAAATATTAACACTCAGGCAGGTGTCCAGAAAAATGAAGAGATAGAATTGAAGAAAACATTAGAAGTAAAAGAGAATGATATAAAAGAGCTCAAACTAAAATTAGAAATGCTTGAGATAGATTTGAAGTCAAATGAAGAAATCGTAGTAGAAAAAGATCGCCAAATGGCTCAAATCAATGAGGAACTTACAAAGATGActgacaataaaaataaaattgaagagcaattaaataatattctcaCTGAGTCTGCGACACTGAAGCAGAAATATGAAAGCCTTCTTAAAAATTCTTCGACGGAAGAATCTTTGTTGAAGGAACAACTTGGACAGTTGGAGACTTTGAAAATAGAAATGGCAACCATGGTTACAGAGAAATGTAATTTGGAAGCCAAATACAAagaaacagttttaaatattagcaaGCTTAAGGAAAATTTTGATCAAGTGGAAGTTAAATTAAAGGAAACAACAGAAATCAACGCTGAACTTACAAAACTCATCGAAGAAAAAGATAACCTATTAAAAACGCAGAGTGTAAAAATTGAACAGGATTCCAACGAACTTAAATCAGTAGATGAAGAAATCcaaaaactgaaaaatgaaCTTAATAGTAAGATGACTGCACTCCAGGAGAAGGAAGAacaacttaataaattaaacgacATTGTAAAAGAGGGATCTAATGACTCAAAACAAGCTATCGAAGTTTTGGAACGAGAAACTACCgagttaaaaagaaaacatttacatGAGGTAGAATCTCTTAATAATACTATCAAAAGTTTACAAACCAGCTTGACGGACcaagaaaaacaattaaaagagTTATTGCAATCAAAAGATAAGATAAACGAATTACAAACAATGCTTGCAAAGTCTGATAGTGACATTAAACAATTAACGAATATTAATGAAGCTCAAAAACTAAACTATGAAGACCTGAACAAACAACTTCAAACACAGTTTGATGAATACAAGAAAGAGAGTAAATTATTAAGACACGACCTTAAAGCTAAAGTGAGTGATTATGAAAAAGAACTTCAAGATTCAAGAAAGAAAATAACCACTGAACTAGAAACCCAAAATCAGctgcaaacaaaattaacagaAGCAGATAAGACTATATTAGAATTAAAGGAGAAGTTAGAATTACTGTCTGTACAACAAACAAATGTCGGTGAAAAAGACGAGAGATTAGAAAAACTTACATTGGAACTACAAGCGACAAGAAACTCCAATACTGAAGCTTTGCAAAATATggaaaaaacattacattcaTTGCGAGTCGATATCGAACAAAAGATGGCACTCGTGAAAGAGAAGGATAGTATTATTGTACGCTTACAAGAAGATCTCAAG AATTTTAAATCGAAAGTAGAAATTTCTGAAAGAGAAAAGATTCTTTTGCAAAAGGAGATTTCTAAACGAAATAGTGAAATACGAGACAAAAACGACAATAATGCGATGGGGACACTGGGACAAGGAGATACTGCGCCTGCACG atcAGAAGAAGATAAGGATATGTTGGACGGTCAAGTGAATTTTTTGAATTCCGTGATCGTAGACATGCAACGAAAGAACGAACAACTGATGGCAAGAGTTCAAGCGCTCGAGGGCAGCACCATTGCTAATGAGCCTCCACTTTT CAACGGGCGCAAAGCGCGGGCAGTGGCGCCGCGTTTGTTCTGCGATATCTGCGACGAGTTCGACGCGCACGACACGGAGGACTGCCCCAAGCAGGCGCTGCCCGAGCTGCGCGAAGCGCCCGAGCCGGGCAAAAAGCAGCCGCCGCCACCAAGGCCTTACTGCGATATATGTGAAG tGTTTGGCCATGCTACGGAAAACTGTGATGAAGAAGAGACCttctaa